A part of Vigna radiata var. radiata cultivar VC1973A chromosome 11, Vradiata_ver6, whole genome shotgun sequence genomic DNA contains:
- the LOC106777915 gene encoding phospholipase D beta 1 — protein MAHLVYGETPSFGASHHGQAQQTIPFPTTGTSLRILLLHGNLEIWVNEAKNLPNMDILHKKTGEMVSMLSRKLGGKVEGIMSKTGTSDPYVTVSVAGAVIARTFVLRNNENPVWTQRFYVPVAHLASEVHFVVKDSDIVGSQIIGAVGIPVEQLCSGTRVEGFFPLLSTNGKPCKGGAKLSLSIQYTPVEKVALYSHGVGAGPHYEGVPDTYFPLRKGGKVTLYQDAHVREGCLPSLKVDGDVNYKHENCWHDIFDAINQARRLVYIVGWSVYYNVSLIRDMGDGKAYTLGDLLKAKSQEGVRVLLLVWDDPTSGSLLGHKTVGLMNTHDEDTRQFFKHSSVQVLLCPRAGGKGHSFLKTQEAGTIYTHHQKTVIVDADAGHNKRKIKAFIGGLDLCVGRYDSPDHSLFRTLQTTHKDDYHNPNFEGPVTDCPRQPWHDLHSQVDGPAAYDILTNFEERWLRALKMHRLRKMKSSHDDSLLKIDRIADIVGIGNVPCLNEENQETWHTQIFRSIDSNSVKGFPKESQDAIRRNLVCGKNVMIDMSIHSAYVKAIRSAQKFIYIENQYFLGSSYNWDSYKDLGANNLIPMEIALKIASKIKQHERFSVYIVIPMWPEGVPKSTATQRILFWQFKTMQMMYETVYKALQETGLDNQYEPQDYLNFFCLGNREIPDNQNVSNVTKTTGENIPQALTKKNRRFMIYVHSKGMIVDDEYVLLGSANINQRSMEGTRDTEIAMGAYQPNHTWAKKQSRPRGQVHGYRMSLWSEHIGSVEECFEEPERLECVRRIRSLSESNWRQYAADDVTEMKSHLLKYPLEVDSKGNVKPLSGCETFPDVGGNISGTFTVLRENLTI, from the exons ATGGCTCATTTGGTTTATGGTGAAACTCCGTCTTTTGGAGCTTCCCACCATGGACAGGCTCAGCAAACTATTCCGTTTCCAACCACTGGAACTTCCTTAAGGATTCTGCTCTTACATGGCAACTTGGAAATATGGGTCAACGAGGCCAAAAACCTTCCTAACATGGACATTCTTCACAAGAAAACGGGAGAAATGGTTTCCATGCTGTCCCGAAAGCTTGGCGGCAAAGTCGAAGGCATCATGTCCAAAACTGGAACCAGTGATCCCTATGTTACGGTGTCTGTAGCGGGTGCTGTGATTGCCAGAACTTTTGTCCTCAGGAACAATGAGAACCCCGTTTGGACGCAGCGTTTCTACGTCCCCGTTGCACATCTAGCTTCTGAAGTCCACTTCGTTGTAAAAGACAGTGATATTGTGGGTTCTCAGATAATTGGAGCAGTGGGAATTCCAGTGGAACAGTTATGTAGTGGCACAAGAGTTGAGGGATTTTTCCCTCTCCTTAGTACTAATGGAAAACCATGTAAGGGTGGAGCAAAGTTGAGTTTATCCATTCAGTACACCCCTGTTGAAAAGGTGGCTCTTTATAGCCATGGAGTAGGTGCTGGTCCTCATTACGAAGGGGTCCCTGACACATACTTTCCCCTTAGAAAAGGTGGAAAAGTTACACTTTATCAAGATGCTCATGTTCGTGAAGGGTGCCTTCCCAGTTTGAAGGTGGATGGGGATGTGAATTATAAGCATGAAAATTGTTGGCACGACATCTTTGATGCAATAAATCAGGCTCGTCGATTGGTTTATATTGTTGGGTGGTCCGTGTACTACAATGTTAGTCTCATTCGGGATATGGGTGATGGAAAGGCTTACACTTTAGGTGACCTTCTCAAAGCTAAATCACAGGAAGGTGTCAGAGTGCTGCTCCTTGTATGGGATGATCCCACTTCTGGAAGCTTGCTTGGACATAAAACG GTTGGACTTATGAACACTCACGATGAGGACACTCGCCAGTTTTTCAAGCATTCTTCGGTACAGGTGCTTCTTTGCCCACGAGCTGGTGGAAAGGGACACAGCTTTCTCAAAACGCAG GAAGCCGGAACAATCTATACCCATCACCAGAAGACAGTCATTGTAGACGCTGATGCAGGtcacaataaaagaaagataaaagctTTCATCGGAGGTCTTGATTTATGTGTGGGTCGATATGATAGCCCAGACCATTCCCTCTTTAGAACTTTGCAGACAACACACAAAGATGACTATCATAATCCTAACTTTGAG GGGCCTGTCACTGATTGTCCAAGACAACCATGGCATGATTTGCATTCCCAAGTTGATGGGCCAGCAGCATACGACATCCTCACCAATTTCGAGGAGCGTTGGTTGAGGGCTTTAAAAATGCATAGATTACGAAAGATGAAAAGTTCGCATGATGATTCACtacttaaaattgatagaatCGCTGACATTGTTGGCATTGGTAATGTTCCTTGCCTAAATGAAGAAAACCAGGAGACTTGGCATACTCAG ATCTTCCGATCAATTGATTCCAATTCTGTGAAAGGATTTCCAAAGGAATCACAAGATGCTATAAGAAGG AACTTGGTTTGTGGGAAGAATGTAATGATAGACATGAGCATACATTCTGCTTATGTCAAGGCAATTCGATCGGCCCAAAAGTTCATCTATATTGAGAATCAATACTTTCTTGGCTCATCGTATAACTGGGATTCTTACAAAGACCTTG GTGCAAACAACTTAATTCCAATGGAAATTGCATTAAAAATAGCCAGTAAAATCAAACAGCATGAGAGATTCTCCGTGTATATTGTCATTCCTATGTGGCCTGAAGGAGTACCTAAAAGTACAGCTACTCAGCGGATTCTCTTTTGGCAG ttcaaaacaatgcaaatgaTGTATGAAACGGTTTACAAGGCCTTACAGGAGACTGGGCTTGACAATCAGTATGAACCACAGGACTACTTGAATTTCTTTTGCCTTGGTAATCGTGAGATCCCTGACAACcaaaatgtttcaaatgttACAAAAACTACCGGAGAAAACATACCACAG GCACTCACTAAAAAGAACAGAAGATTCATGATTTATGTTCATTCAAAAGGGATGATAGTGGATGATGAATATGTGTTACTGGGGTCTGCAAACATCAACCAGAGATCCATGGAAGGCACCAGAGATACAGAAATAGCAATGGGAGCATATCAGCCTAATCACACTTGGGCAAAGAAGCAATCTAGACCTCGTGGACAG GTGCATGGTTATAGAATGTCACTATGGAGCGAACATATAGGAAGTGTGGAAGAATGTTTTGAGGAGCCAGAGAGGCTTGAGTGTGTGAGACGCATAAGGTCATTGAGTGAGAGTAACTGGAGACAGTATGCAGCAGATGATGTAACTGAGATGAAAAGTCATTTACTAAAATATCCGCTTGAAGTTGATTCAAAGGGTAATGTGAAGCCTCTTTCTGGCTGTGAAACATTCCCAGATGTTGGTGGGAACATAAGTGGCACTTTCACAGTACTCAGAGAAAATCTTACCATCTGA